From the Plasmodium vivax chromosome 5, whole genome shotgun sequence genome, one window contains:
- a CDS encoding rhomboid protease, putative (encoded by transcript PVX_088955A), with product MLRGDLQTGGNALAASEDVPLMEGSPKGGTFYDMLFPDMSLRRIIVWISFAQIVIYILSCLLSENLTAPSVQVLTFLGATYGPAVKQGEIWRLLFPIFLHANWWHLIINIMCMLNLGLVIESKYKKGNFIFLYVLSGVIGNVLTTICNPCQLAVGASTSGFGLIGFSILEIFLAWANLSRRAKNYYIFNVSIFVLFFLFVSFSPTVDFFGHIGGFLCGAFLACHYNRAMGYDL from the exons ATGCTCCGAGGAGATTTACAGACGGGGGGGAACGCCCTGGCGGCGAGTGAAGATGTGCCCCTGATGGAGGGGagccccaagggggggaccTTCTACGACATGCTCTTTCCGGACATGTCCCTGAGGAG aaTCATCGTATGGATTAGCTTCGCCCAAATTGTCATTTACATTTTGAGTTGCCTCTTAAGCGAAAACTTAACGGCGCCCAGCGTGCAGGTGTTGACGTTCCTGGGCGCCACGTATGGCCCCGCCGTTAA gcAAGGAGAAATCTGGAGACTGCTGTTCCCAATTTTCCTGCATGCGAATTGGTGGCACTTAATAATTAACATCATGTGCATGCTGAACTTAGGGCTAGTGATAGAGAGCaaatacaaaaaggggaatttcattttcctttacgTCCTCTCAGGGGTGATTGGAAATGTATTAACGACCATCTGCAACCCCTGTCAGCTAGCTGTGGGTGCCTCCACAAGTGGATTCGGCCTCATTGGGTTTTCCATTCTCGAAATATTTTTAGCCTGGGCCAATTTATCTAGGCGGGCTAAGAActactatatttttaatgtgtcTATTTttgtgttgttttttttgttcgttaGTTTTTCTCCCACCGTCGATTTCTTTGGGCACATTGGCGGCTTCCTCTGCGGGGCCTTCCTGGCCTGCCACTACAACCGCGCCATGGGATACGACTTGTAG
- a CDS encoding protein disulfide isomerase, putative (encoded by transcript PVX_088960A), translating to MRTKLLSLFLLLIPLALRNYARAHEDLFNEHITTIHDGELNNFITKNDVVLVMFFAPWCGHCKRLIPEYNEAANMLAEKKSEIKLASVDATTENALAQEYGITGYPTMIMFNKKNRVNYGGGRTAQSIVDWLQQMTGPVFTEITTNIEEVLKEKNIAVAFYMEYTSEDNELYKSFNEIGDKNREIAKFFVKKNEKHNKISCYRKDEKKVDYDEKVPLSEFVSTESFPLFGEINTENYRFYAESPKELVWVCATTEQYNEIKEEVRLAASELRKKTHFVLLNIPEYADHARASLGLNEFPGLAYQSSEGRYLLPNAKESLHNHKTIVTFFKDVEEGKVEKSLKSEPIPEDDKAAPVKVVVGNSFIDVVLKSGKDVLIEIYAPWCGHCKKLEPVYEDLGRKLKKYDSIIVAKMDGTLNETPIKDFEWSGFPTIFFVKAGSKIPLPYEGERSLKGFVDFLNKHATNTPISVEGVPDLEDGTAEEL from the exons ATGAGGACCAAATTGTTATCCCTCTTCCTCTTGTTAATCCCCCTTGCCCTTCGCAACTACGCACGCGCGCATGAAGATCTGTTTAACGAGCACATCACGACAATACACGACGGGGAGCTGAACAACTTCATCACGAAGAATGACGTCGTGCTGGTCATGTTCTTCGCCCCCTG GTGCGGGCACTGCAAGAGGCTGATCCCGGAGTACAACGAAGCGGCGAACATGCTGGCGGAGAAGAAGAGCGAAATCAAGCTCGCGAGCGTGGACGCCACCACGGAAAACGCCCTCGCGCAGGAATACGGAATCACAGGCTACCCAACCATGATTATGTTTAACAAGAAAAACAGAGTTAACtacggaggaggaagaacagCCCAGTCAATCGTAGACTGGCTGCAACAGATGACCGGTCCAGTATTCACAGAAATTACCACCAACATAGAGGAGGTActaaaggagaaaaacataGCAGTGGCGTTCTACATGGAATACACATCTGAAGATAACGAATTGTATAAGAGCTTCAACGAAATAGGAGACAAAAATAGAGAAATCgccaaattttttgtaaaaaaaaatgaaaaacataataaaatttcttgCTATAGAAAAGATGAAAAGAAAGTAGATTACGATGAGAAGGTACCTCTAAGCGAGTTCGTCTCCACCGAATCGTTCCCACTCTTTGGAGAAATAAACACAGAAAACTATCGCTTTTATGCAGAGAGCCCCAAAGAATTGGTATGGGTCTGTGCCACAACGGAGCAGTATAACGAAATAAAGGAGGAGGTTAGACTAGCAGCATCTgaattaaggaaaaaaacgcactttgttcttttaaaCATCCCAGAGTATGCCGACCATGCTAGGGCCTCCTTAGGATTGAATGAATTCCCAGGACTTGCTTACCAATCTAGTGAAGGCAGATACCTACTACCAAACGCGAAAGAGTCCCTACATAATCACAAAACGATTGTAACTTTCTTTAAAGATgtagaagaaggaaaagttGAAAAATCTCTCAAATCAGAACCCATTCCAGAGGATGACAAAGCTGCTCCTGTTAAGGTCGTCGTTGGAAACTCCTTTATTGATGTCGTTCTTAAAAGTGGAAAGGATGTGCTCATCGAAATTTACGCCCCATGGTGTGGCCATTGTAAGAAGCTAGAACCTGTTTATGAAGACCTCGGccgaaaattaaaaaaatatgattctATAATTGTTGCCAAAATGGATGGTACGCTTAACGAAACACCAATTAAAGATTTTGAGTGGTCGGGATTCCCAACCATCTTTTTTGTTAAGGCCGGCTCGAAAATACCCCTGCCGTACGAGGGGGAGAGATCTCTAAAGGGCTTCGTAGATTTCTTAAACAAGCACGCCACCAACACCCCCATCTCGGTGGAAGGCGTTCCTGACCTTGAGGACGGCACAGCGGAGGAGTTATAA
- a CDS encoding hypothetical protein, conserved (encoded by transcript PVX_088950A): MATYNIIRWGRRYRFIHSARHVQITKKGPARHYYVEGANLQEVTANGVNFITRGEDSTPGVDLPNEEIPPMGNTSPPKSSNLTTSDLLTRHEKDAAIMTHIVNSLTTAEKTNGSFLNLLTLSTLHKQEIEKEQNALCCKDKIRDHLREYLHFAIKNNHHHYLFNIYELTCLYRVDDVELLRQVVEQILIHTTSEEEKVIHCYCIVKHLAGKKKNDRVIALLLANHLFNDSFFNFLQRNACVSSSFVNILSYVSDAIGYNPNGAFLPSLHCALRKYASHFISRLEKEIEPKMVNNVEELAKMQEIFLKNGFYDDDFNLLIKRLVLSCSSYVNPLDLLVLSSNVLLSFARSDHLLLPRSEHQGGATPPEEGSFPKGGNSKGENPPKWYRTFLSAKSMADVVIRTSDPYMANTCSHPEHIQRYLLLCCYCHFTLFSNWWADTAIRHRLEKKRRPHKAVLRSRVPYKSHLADQVSHLLAVLLHRYGGSARGEEDPHVDIHAVGSGPGDKHPGDHLSKYLPYLLKSFLRVGLTKPEMLHNQSFIQFFEEIFLHIVDAFVAKYEQGRRGSAVDAKNQGSCTNKASIQMTRGGAPHKGDNLKWEESNLLPSANHPPLYTNDELSLYELSSICECFFLVKLMQGKVLPKRRMLSRKGVIPLQASSDERENQSNCPLDKSRDAFEKTLYIFLGKFPPSGELHLNGQHHHPLDEQDILKGLINQMRSCSEPIFLYYLMLRTILPILFCDTRERSLDVTKRIISFVLSIPFRRDILVKGLSPAQGTDSTHKHLHQILKRLTQWENCAISINSQRRIRIQTKGRGLPFDFVYAGDFLRPSSIFLLCLNEMTKWEDVYRPFLQEVFTTDHFSDENKASFSDLVQGARDSVDFSVSRFLRERRA; this comes from the coding sequence ATGGCTACCTACAACATCATCAGGTGGGGCCGGCGTTACCGCTTCATTCATAGTGCGCGCCATGTGCAAATCACCAAAAAAGGCCCTGCCAGGCACTACTATGTGGAAGGAGCTAACCTCCAAGAGGTAACCGCAAATGGGGTAAATTTCATCACACGGGGTGAGGACAGCACTCCCGGAGTGGACCTCCCAAATGAAGAGATACCCCCAATGGGAAACACCTCCCCACCGAAAAGCAGCAACCTAACGACGAGCGATCTACTAACCAGGCACGAAAAAGACGCAGCAATAATGACCCACATAGTAAACAGTTTAACCACTGCAGAGAAGACGAATGGCAGCTTTCTAAACCTGCTCACCCTATCTACTCTACACAAACAGGAGAttgaaaaggagcaaaacgcACTCTGCTGTAAAGACAAAATTAGGGACCACCTGAGAGAGTACCTCCACTTCGCTATAAAGAACAACCACCACCATTACCTCTTTAACATTTACGAGCTGACTTGCCTGTACAGAGTAGACGACGTAGAATTGCTCCGACAAGTGGTGGAGCAAATACTCATCCACACAAccagtgaagaagaaaaagtcaTTCACTGCTACTGCATAGTAAAACATCtggctggaaaaaaaaaaaatgatagggTCATTGCTCTGTTGCTAGCCAATCACCTTTTCAacgattctttttttaacttcctcCAAAGGAACGCATGCGTCAGCAGCAGTTTTGTAAATATCCTAAGTTATGTGTCAGACGCGATAGGGTACAACCCTAACGGGGCTTTCCTACCCTCCCTGCACTGCGCACTGAGAAAGTATGCTAGCCATTTTATCAGCAGGTTGGAAAAGGAGATAGAACCCAAAATGGTCAACAATGTAgaggagctagccaaaatgcaggaaatttttctaaaaaatgggttctatGATGAtgattttaatttgttaattaaaCGGCTTGTACTCTCTTGCTCTTCGTATGTCAACCCGTTAGACTTGCTCGTGCTCTCCTCCAATGTGCTGCTTAGCTTTGCAAGGAGTGACCacctgcttctccctcgtAGTGAGCACCAGGGGGGGGCGACGCCCCCGGAAGAGGGAAGCTTCCCCAAGGGGGGCAACTCCAagggggagaacccccccaaatggtacAGAACCTTCCTGTCCGCGAAATCCATGGCAGACGTGGTCATCAGGACGAGCGACCCCTACATGGCCAACACGTGCAGCCACCCGGAGCACATCCAGCGGTACCTCCTCCTGTGCTGCTACTGCCACTTCACTTTGTTCTCCAACTGGTGGGCCGACACTGCAATTCGCCACAGgctggaaaagaaaaggaggccTCACAAGGCAGTGCTGCGGTCGAGAGTGCCCTACAAAAGCCACCTTGCCGACCAGGTGTCTCACCTGCTGGCTGTGCTTCTGCACAGGTATGGAGGTTCCGCTcggggagaagaagaccCGCATGTAGACATCCACGCGGTGGGAAGCGGCCCAGGAGACAAGCACCCAGGAGATCACTTATCCAAGTACCTACCCTACCTGCTCAAATCTTTCCTGCGAGTAGGGTTAACCAAACCCGAGATGCTACACAACCAGTCATTCatccaattttttgaagaaatatttttgcatatagtTGACGCGTTCGTTGCAAAGTATGAGCAAGGCAGAAGGGGAAGTGCCGTGGATGCAAAAAATCAGGGCAGTTGCACCAACAAGGCAAGTATCCAAATGACGAGGGGAGGTGCCCCCCACAAAGGGGATAACCTAAAGTGGGAAGAGAGTAACCTCCTTCCATCCGCTAACCATCCACCACTCTACACGAATGACGAATTGAGTCTGTATGAGCTGAGCTCCATCTGTGAGTGCTTCTTTCTGGTGAAGCTAATGCAGGGGAAAGTCCTTCCAAAACGTAGAATGCTCTCGCGAAAGGGGGTAATCCCCCTCCAGGCATCATCCGATGAGAGGGAAAACCAGAGTAACTGCCCGTTAGACAAATCCCGAGACGCATTCGAAAAAACGTTGTACATATTTCTGGGGAAGTTCCCACCTTCAGGAGAGCTGCATCTAAATGGTCAGCACCACCATCCGTTGGACGAACAAGACATTCTTAAAGGACTGATAAACCAAATGAGGTCCTGCTCAGAACCCATTTTTCTGTACTACTTAATGTTAAGAACGATTTTACCGATTCTATTTTGTGATACCCGTGAGAGGTCCTTAGATGTGACCAAAAGGATAATTTCGTTCGTCCTCTCGATACCATTTCGAAGAGACATCCTAGTGAAAGGGTTGTCACCTGCACAGGGGACTGACTCAACGCACAAGCACCTCCATCAGATTTTAAAGAGACTCACTCAGTGGGAAAATTGTGCCATATCTATAAACAGCCAAAGGAGAATTAGAATACAAACCAAAGGGAGGGGCCTTCCATTTGATTTTGTTTACGCCGGTGACTTCCTTCGTCCTtcgtctatttttttactttgccTTAATGAGATGACGAAATGGGAAGATGTGTACCGACCCTTTCTGCAGGAGGTTTTCACAACTGACCACTTCTCGGATGAGAATAAGGCCAGCTTCTCGGATCTAGTACAGGGGGCGCGTGACTCGGTCGATTTCAGCGTCTCTAGGTTCTTAAGGGAAAGGCGGGCTTAA